In Bacillota bacterium, one genomic interval encodes:
- the spoIIIAD gene encoding stage III sporulation protein AD — protein MEIMPVVGLAIVAAVMGIVLKQSKPEVAVLLSITVGAVIFLAVLGKIGSVIDILKQLAGRAQISDIYLATILKIVAIAYIADFGAQICRDAGEGAVASKIEFAAKILVLVLAVPIVVAVLEALLKLVP, from the coding sequence ATGGAAATCATGCCGGTTGTTGGCCTGGCCATAGTGGCGGCAGTTATGGGCATTGTACTTAAACAAAGCAAGCCGGAAGTGGCAGTGCTGCTCAGCATTACGGTGGGAGCGGTTATCTTTCTGGCAGTTTTAGGGAAAATCGGCTCAGTTATAGATATCTTAAAACAACTTGCAGGCCGAGCACAGATAAGTGACATTTACCTGGCAACCATTCTCAAAATTGTCGCTATTGCATATATAGCAGATTTTGGAGCTCAAATTTGCCGCGATGCGGGAGAAGGCGCCGTTGCCTCAAAAATTGAATTTGCCGCCAAAATATTGGTTTTGGTACTGGCGGTGCCCATCGTGGTGGCTGTGCTTGAGGCCCTATTAAAGTTGGTTCCGTAA
- the spoIIIAC gene encoding stage III sporulation protein AC — protein sequence MDVDLIFKIIGIGILLAVAQTILKSTGKEDLGFWVTTLGIAVALLMVTELLGDLFTQVKSVFKLF from the coding sequence ATGGATGTAGATCTCATTTTTAAAATCATAGGTATAGGTATTCTTTTAGCGGTTGCCCAGACGATATTAAAATCGACAGGCAAAGAGGACTTAGGGTTTTGGGTTACTACTTTAGGTATTGCTGTAGCTTTGCTTATGGTAACTGAATTGTTAGGTGACTTGTTTACACAGGTAAAATCGGTGTTCAAATTATTTTAA
- the spoIIIAB gene encoding stage III sporulation protein AB, giving the protein MIRIAGAVLVIACMGYLGMSKARKYALRPKELRNMQAALQILETEIIYGATPLPEAMELVASRIDKNTAPFFYQAGQELQSMTGCTVKEAWDKALGVFSSRTLLEDSDLRILRQLGNCLGMSDSRDQAKHLHLAMEQLKIEAMNAAERAKTHVKLWNYLGFLTGLLLVTVFY; this is encoded by the coding sequence ATGATCAGGATTGCGGGTGCGGTACTGGTAATAGCCTGCATGGGATATCTAGGAATGTCCAAGGCCCGCAAATATGCTTTGCGCCCAAAAGAGCTTAGAAACATGCAAGCAGCCCTACAAATTTTAGAAACAGAGATAATCTACGGCGCCACTCCGCTGCCTGAAGCCATGGAGCTGGTGGCATCCCGTATTGATAAAAACACTGCGCCTTTTTTCTACCAAGCCGGGCAGGAATTGCAATCCATGACCGGATGTACCGTAAAAGAAGCTTGGGACAAAGCATTAGGTGTCTTTTCGTCCCGAACACTTCTAGAGGACAGTGACCTCCGCATCTTGCGCCAGCTGGGAAACTGCCTGGGCATGTCAGACAGCCGGGACCAGGCAAAGCACTTACACCTGGCCATGGAGCAGTTGAAAATAGAGGCGATGAATGCGGCAGAAAGAGCAAAAACTCATGTTAAACTGTGGAATTACCTTGGCTTCCTAACAGGTCTGCTTCTGGTAACTGTTTTTTATTAG
- the spoIIIAA gene encoding stage III sporulation protein AA has protein sequence MPYRRIFSILPENIRDLLSRLPVQFMDRLEEIRLRQNRPLIVTHTAGDVFLDSSGQPTSNPGDAYVITGDDMQRVIRMVSNSSLYAIEEELKNGFVTLPGGHRVGLTGKTVIESGKVKTLKYISGFNIRISREIKGTAAPILPSLLDRWGRVKHTLILSPPGCGKTTLLRDLVRLVSSGVPELNFGGVTVGLVDERSELAGCYRGVPQRDIGLRTDVLDGCPKAEGMMMLLRAMSPQIVATDEIGKEEDIKALEEVINAGVTVITTVHGTSMEEIMRRPALKYLLSLNVIERFIILSRSKGVGTVEDIIYGSSWGTQEVRK, from the coding sequence ATGCCATATCGGCGAATATTCTCCATACTGCCGGAAAACATCAGGGATCTGTTGTCACGATTACCCGTGCAGTTTATGGACAGGCTGGAGGAAATACGCCTGCGTCAAAACCGTCCCTTAATTGTTACCCATACGGCAGGGGATGTTTTCTTAGACTCCAGTGGCCAACCCACCTCAAATCCCGGTGACGCCTATGTAATAACTGGGGACGATATGCAAAGGGTGATCCGAATGGTGAGTAATTCTTCCTTGTATGCCATAGAAGAAGAACTGAAAAATGGGTTTGTGACGTTACCCGGGGGACACAGAGTAGGATTAACAGGCAAGACTGTTATCGAATCGGGTAAGGTGAAAACTCTTAAATATATTTCGGGATTCAACATTAGAATATCCAGGGAGATTAAAGGAACCGCAGCACCCATTCTGCCGAGCCTGTTGGACCGGTGGGGAAGGGTAAAACATACCCTTATTCTTTCACCTCCGGGATGCGGTAAAACCACTCTCTTACGGGATTTGGTACGCCTCGTGAGCAGCGGAGTACCGGAGCTTAATTTTGGGGGTGTTACCGTTGGGTTGGTGGATGAACGTTCAGAACTGGCCGGGTGTTACCGGGGGGTTCCCCAGAGAGACATAGGGCTACGCACTGACGTTCTGGACGGTTGCCCCAAAGCCGAGGGGATGATGATGCTGCTTCGCGCTATGAGCCCACAAATAGTGGCTACCGATGAAATAGGTAAAGAGGAGGATATAAAAGCCCTGGAAGAGGTTATTAACGCGGGGGTAACTGTTATCACCACCGTTCACGGCACCTCCATGGAAGAAATAATGAGAAGGCCGGCCTTAAAATATCTGCTTAGTCTAAATGTGATTGAGAGATTTATTATCCTTAGCCGTTCTAAGGGGGTGGGAACTGTGGAAGATATTATATATGGAAGCAGTTGGGGAACCCAGGAGGTGAGAAAATGA
- a CDS encoding pyridine nucleotide-disulfide oxidoreductase, protein MSAQKILIIGGVAAGPKAAARARRLAPDAEITIVERGSLVSYAGCGMPFYVAGEVSKYEHLFETTYGVIRDAGYFWREKGCKLLTRTEAKSIDRNKKEVLVENLETGEQYNLPYDKLVLATGASPVIPPIEGINLKGVHRLNHPDDAEAIKKTIAEREVDEVIVIGSGLIGLEVADAVSKLHLFTTVVELQDQVLPGLLDHDLAEWLSAKLEEAGVEFRFGQKASRIKGDENGFVTGVVTDDEELEGQLVVVAVGVRPNTELAKQAGLDIGETGAIAVNEYLQTNDPDIYALGDCVENTHLVSGKKVYVPLASTANRQGRVVGDNVTGGNTTFKGILGTGVLHVLEYNVGRTGLGEKQAKDLGYSVLTALNNTFDRTHYHPDHGMMMMKYIIDEKSGRLLGAQGQGLGDVIKRIDVLATAITFGATVDQISDLDLSYAPPFSTPIDVAQHTANIARNKMGGIAQCIGAAELKKKMETDEEFVILDVRTDEQFNTRHLKDDRVKLVVLGDLRERIEEIPKEKELIVICALGTRSYEALRTLKGAGFEDVKYLEAGLQGWPYEL, encoded by the coding sequence ATGAGTGCACAGAAAATTTTAATTATTGGGGGAGTAGCAGCGGGTCCTAAAGCGGCTGCTAGAGCCCGTAGACTTGCACCGGACGCAGAAATTACCATAGTGGAAAGGGGAAGTCTTGTATCGTATGCCGGGTGCGGCATGCCCTTTTATGTAGCGGGGGAAGTTTCAAAATATGAGCACTTATTTGAAACCACTTATGGTGTGATAAGAGATGCAGGTTATTTCTGGCGGGAAAAAGGCTGCAAACTATTGACCCGTACAGAGGCTAAGTCCATTGATAGGAATAAAAAGGAAGTATTGGTAGAGAACTTGGAAACAGGGGAGCAATATAATTTACCATATGATAAATTGGTATTGGCAACCGGTGCTTCCCCTGTAATACCGCCCATTGAAGGTATAAATCTCAAAGGAGTACATCGCCTGAACCACCCGGATGATGCCGAGGCCATTAAAAAAACCATTGCCGAAAGGGAAGTTGATGAAGTTATTGTGATCGGTTCGGGGCTAATAGGTTTAGAAGTGGCTGACGCCGTGTCCAAGCTGCACTTGTTTACTACCGTGGTGGAACTACAGGATCAGGTGCTGCCTGGCCTTTTAGACCATGATCTGGCTGAGTGGCTGAGCGCTAAGTTGGAAGAGGCCGGTGTAGAATTTCGTTTTGGCCAAAAAGCAAGTCGTATCAAGGGTGATGAAAATGGTTTTGTCACCGGTGTGGTAACTGATGATGAAGAGTTAGAAGGACAATTGGTTGTGGTTGCGGTTGGTGTTAGGCCAAACACGGAGTTGGCCAAGCAGGCCGGCTTGGATATAGGAGAAACCGGGGCCATTGCCGTAAATGAATATTTACAGACAAATGACCCGGACATTTATGCTCTGGGGGATTGTGTAGAAAACACTCATCTAGTTTCCGGTAAAAAGGTATATGTACCTCTGGCATCAACAGCTAACCGCCAGGGTAGGGTGGTAGGCGATAATGTCACTGGCGGCAACACCACATTTAAAGGCATTTTGGGTACCGGAGTATTACACGTACTGGAATATAATGTGGGACGTACCGGGCTGGGAGAAAAACAAGCCAAAGACCTGGGCTATTCTGTCCTTACAGCCCTTAACAATACTTTTGATCGTACCCATTATCACCCTGATCACGGTATGATGATGATGAAGTACATCATAGATGAAAAATCAGGGCGTCTTCTCGGCGCGCAGGGGCAAGGCTTAGGAGATGTAATTAAAAGAATAGACGTTTTAGCCACTGCCATTACTTTTGGGGCCACTGTAGACCAGATTTCTGACCTTGATCTGAGTTACGCCCCTCCGTTCTCGACACCCATTGATGTTGCGCAGCATACGGCAAATATAGCCCGCAACAAGATGGGCGGCATCGCCCAGTGCATTGGGGCGGCTGAGCTCAAAAAGAAAATGGAAACAGACGAGGAGTTTGTTATACTTGATGTCCGCACGGATGAGCAGTTTAACACCAGACATCTTAAGGATGACCGGGTGAAGTTGGTTGTTCTAGGAGACCTCAGGGAAAGGATTGAAGAAATCCCCAAAGAGAAGGAACTGATTGTTATCTGCGCTCTGGGAACGCGGAGTTACGAAGCACTTCGCACCCTCAAAGGGGCAGGTTTTGAAGATGTCAAGTACCTGGAAGCAGGCCTTCAAGGATGGCCGTACGAATTGTAA
- a CDS encoding AraC family transcriptional regulator: MHDLRARVAYLQGLSSGMNIDKNSSEGKLLAGIIDILGDFANSFNELEEAHEEIEDYLESIDEDLYQLEENLYEETYEEMDPEDYLEVDCPTCGETVCFEAGILEDDDIIEVTCPNCDGIAFVNQDYESGDEPEGLELTAGADDDF; the protein is encoded by the coding sequence ATGCATGACCTTAGGGCCCGGGTAGCCTATCTACAAGGACTATCTTCGGGGATGAACATTGACAAGAACAGCAGCGAAGGAAAACTTCTAGCCGGTATAATCGACATCCTGGGTGATTTTGCCAATTCGTTTAATGAATTGGAAGAAGCCCATGAAGAGATTGAGGATTACCTGGAAAGTATTGACGAAGACCTTTACCAGTTGGAAGAAAACTTATACGAGGAAACGTACGAGGAAATGGACCCCGAGGATTACCTGGAGGTGGACTGTCCCACTTGCGGCGAAACAGTGTGTTTCGAAGCAGGAATATTGGAAGATGATGATATTATCGAAGTCACTTGCCCTAATTGTGACGGTATAGCATTTGTAAACCAGGATTATGAATCAGGTGATGAGCCCGAAGGCTTAGAGCTTACCGCGGGGGCGGATGATGATTTTTAG
- the efp gene encoding elongation factor P, with protein MISTSDFRTGLTIEVDGDVFQIVDFQHVKPGKGAAFVRSKLRNVRTGSTVDKTFNPSEKIPKAHIDRRDVQYLYNDGQSYHFMDMETYDQFSMEKEELGDALKYLKENMTIQILMFQQKSIGIDLPNFVELTVVETAPGIKGDTASGGTKPATLETGYVVQVPFFMNEGDVLQIDTRTGHYIKRV; from the coding sequence TTGATATCAACAAGTGATTTTCGTACCGGCTTAACAATAGAAGTTGACGGTGATGTCTTCCAGATTGTTGATTTTCAGCATGTAAAGCCCGGCAAAGGCGCTGCCTTTGTTCGTTCCAAGCTGCGCAACGTGCGTACAGGATCTACGGTGGACAAAACTTTTAACCCCAGTGAAAAAATTCCCAAGGCGCATATTGATAGACGGGATGTACAATACCTGTATAATGACGGGCAAAGCTATCATTTTATGGATATGGAAACATATGATCAGTTCTCCATGGAAAAAGAAGAACTGGGCGATGCTCTGAAATACCTGAAAGAGAACATGACTATTCAAATCCTCATGTTCCAGCAAAAATCAATTGGCATAGATCTGCCGAACTTTGTAGAGCTAACGGTTGTAGAAACTGCACCGGGAATCAAAGGAGATACTGCCTCCGGAGGTACCAAACCGGCCACACTGGAAACAGGGTACGTTGTTCAGGTGCCTTTCTTTATGAACGAAGGCGATGTTTTACAGATAGACACACGCACCGGACATTACATTAAAAGAGTATAG
- a CDS encoding aminopeptidase P family protein — translation MNNRLEKIRKLFSKYRIDALLVSSTVNCKYLSGFTGTSATLVIDPYEAFLLTDFRYIEQAKDQCPQFHIIEVSGEAHLSLSRLLADRGIRKLGSESDYLTYNQFTTLRDKLVPVKLIPVKGAVQSLRKVKDSDEISAIKQSMDILDSALNNIISQLKPGITEREIALNLEFFARKQGATGNAFDFIVASGPRSALPHGTASPRALQHGELVTIDLGVIYGGYASDMTRTFAVGQCSEKQKLIYNIVLEALLAGMAAIRPGVEAKGVDHAARSVIESYGYGSSFGHGTGHGVGLEVHEDPRLSKKSDTVLEKGMVVTVEPGIYLPGWGGVRIEDTVVVEERGCRALCGFPKDSLICT, via the coding sequence ATGAATAACCGGCTAGAGAAAATAAGAAAACTCTTTTCCAAGTACCGGATCGATGCACTTTTGGTAAGCAGTACGGTGAATTGTAAGTACCTTAGTGGATTCACAGGCACTTCGGCCACACTGGTCATCGATCCTTACGAAGCGTTTTTGTTGACCGACTTTCGCTATATTGAACAGGCCAAAGATCAGTGTCCCCAGTTTCATATTATAGAGGTCAGCGGGGAAGCGCATCTATCACTGTCCCGGCTATTGGCCGACAGGGGAATCCGAAAGCTGGGCAGTGAATCTGATTACCTTACATATAACCAATTCACCACATTACGGGACAAATTGGTACCTGTGAAGTTGATTCCTGTAAAGGGAGCAGTGCAAAGTTTACGCAAAGTCAAAGATAGTGATGAAATTAGTGCCATTAAACAGTCAATGGACATTTTAGATAGTGCCTTAAATAATATAATAAGTCAATTAAAACCCGGCATTACTGAGCGGGAGATTGCCCTTAATCTTGAATTCTTTGCCCGTAAACAGGGAGCTACAGGAAATGCCTTTGATTTCATCGTAGCTTCCGGCCCGCGGTCAGCGCTTCCCCACGGCACTGCTTCACCCCGCGCTCTGCAGCACGGTGAATTGGTTACCATCGATTTGGGAGTTATTTATGGCGGTTACGCATCGGATATGACACGCACCTTTGCAGTGGGACAATGCAGTGAAAAACAGAAGCTAATTTATAATATTGTACTTGAAGCCCTGTTGGCCGGTATGGCTGCAATTAGACCCGGCGTCGAGGCAAAAGGTGTTGACCATGCCGCTAGATCGGTTATCGAAAGCTACGGTTATGGCTCAAGTTTCGGTCACGGTACCGGTCATGGTGTAGGGCTTGAAGTGCATGAAGACCCCAGGCTCTCTAAAAAAAGTGATACTGTATTGGAAAAGGGTATGGTGGTTACCGTAGAACCCGGAATTTATCTCCCCGGGTGGGGAGGGGTCAGGATAGAAGATACGGTGGTTGTTGAAGAAAGAGGCTGTCGGGCCCTGTGTGGTTTTCCTAAAGATAGTTTAATTTGTACTTAG
- the aroQ gene encoding type II 3-dehydroquinate dehydratase, translated as MQILVLNGPNLNLLGMREPETYGTITLSDICSEMDILARELGVGLTHYQSNHEGDLIDRLHQTMGKEAAVIFNPGAFTHYSYALRDAIAAVSVPVIEVHLSNIHAREKFRRHSVITPVAAGQISGLGSTGYLLALRAAVSLAASEEEGNE; from the coding sequence ATGCAGATTCTGGTTTTAAACGGTCCGAACTTAAACCTTCTGGGAATGCGAGAACCTGAGACATACGGCACCATCACCTTGAGCGACATCTGCAGCGAAATGGATATATTAGCCCGGGAGCTAGGAGTGGGATTGACACATTACCAGTCAAACCATGAAGGGGACCTTATTGACCGCCTGCATCAAACCATGGGTAAAGAGGCAGCTGTTATTTTTAACCCGGGTGCTTTCACTCATTACAGCTATGCCCTTCGTGATGCCATAGCTGCCGTATCCGTACCAGTAATAGAGGTTCACCTTTCCAATATTCACGCGCGGGAAAAATTCCGGCGTCATTCTGTCATCACTCCGGTGGCGGCGGGGCAGATCAGCGGGCTCGGCTCTACCGGTTACCTGCTGGCGCTTAGGGCTGCCGTATCCTTGGCGGCATCTGAGGAGGAAGGGAATGAATAA
- a CDS encoding TldD/PmbA family protein: protein MKSQDLLNNAERAVETAKKYGAHLAEAYVNNNKELSIDVRQGQVETMKLAEESGLGLRVLVDGRVGFAFTSDLQPGSIEQTARQAFANAASTAPDQNRNLPGAFPDYPRLDLYDRQIALTSVEKKIAMAKTMEEQARSYSPQIKVVESSSYQDGDVEVAVSNSLGVSLSYRGTYCGVYISLVAGEGDDYQTGLDLDFNLSYEKLDPVKVGKTAAQRAVRMLGAKPVNSAQVPVILDPYVGVGFLGLLGPALTGEAVQKGRSLFARKLGQKIASDKINIIDDGTLAEGLASSPFDGEGYPTSRTTLVQSGVLEGFLHNTYTAAKDGVSSTGNGTRNSFKSTPEVGTTNFFIEAGTASPEDLIKDLTEGFYVTEVMGLHTANPISGDFSLGAAGLWIENGEIARPVKGIALAGNMVDLLKNIDLVGNDLSFFGGQGAPTLRIASMSVSGH, encoded by the coding sequence TTGAAAAGCCAAGATTTACTTAATAATGCCGAACGTGCGGTGGAAACGGCCAAGAAGTATGGGGCTCATTTGGCGGAGGCATATGTTAACAATAATAAAGAATTGTCCATTGACGTACGCCAGGGGCAGGTGGAAACCATGAAACTGGCGGAAGAAAGCGGTCTCGGCCTACGGGTCCTGGTGGATGGCAGGGTTGGGTTTGCGTTCACATCCGATTTGCAGCCGGGTTCGATAGAGCAGACTGCCAGGCAAGCCTTTGCCAATGCGGCCAGCACTGCTCCTGATCAGAACAGGAATCTTCCCGGGGCATTTCCCGATTATCCCCGCCTTGACCTTTATGACCGCCAGATTGCTTTAACATCGGTGGAAAAGAAAATTGCCATGGCTAAAACCATGGAAGAACAAGCTCGCTCATATAGCCCCCAAATTAAAGTAGTAGAAAGTTCTTCCTACCAGGATGGAGATGTTGAAGTTGCTGTGTCCAACAGCCTGGGTGTTTCGCTTTCTTACCGGGGAACGTATTGCGGTGTTTATATATCTCTGGTTGCCGGCGAGGGGGATGACTATCAAACCGGGCTGGACTTGGATTTTAACCTAAGTTATGAAAAATTGGATCCCGTTAAGGTGGGCAAAACGGCCGCGCAGCGCGCTGTGCGTATGCTTGGAGCAAAACCTGTAAATTCAGCTCAAGTGCCGGTTATTTTGGATCCCTATGTGGGTGTAGGCTTTTTGGGCCTTTTAGGGCCCGCATTAACTGGTGAGGCTGTGCAAAAGGGCAGATCTCTTTTTGCCCGCAAATTGGGTCAGAAAATAGCTTCGGATAAAATAAATATAATCGATGACGGTACCCTTGCCGAAGGACTGGCATCCTCACCCTTTGACGGGGAAGGTTACCCAACTTCGCGTACAACATTGGTTCAGTCAGGTGTTTTAGAGGGCTTTTTGCATAATACCTATACTGCAGCCAAAGACGGTGTATCGTCCACCGGTAATGGTACCAGAAATTCCTTTAAGAGCACTCCAGAGGTGGGAACCACAAATTTCTTTATAGAGGCTGGAACTGCATCTCCTGAGGACTTAATAAAAGACCTGACTGAGGGATTCTATGTCACCGAAGTAATGGGCCTGCACACCGCGAACCCTATTTCCGGCGATTTTTCTTTGGGCGCTGCCGGGCTGTGGATCGAGAACGGAGAGATAGCCAGACCGGTTAAAGGCATTGCTCTGGCCGGGAACATGGTTGATCTGTTAAAAAATATTGACCTAGTAGGGAACGATTTGAGCTTTTTTGGGGGACAAGGTGCACCCACATTAAGGATTGCATCCATGAGCGTAAGCGGGCATTAA
- a CDS encoding DUF3243 domain-containing protein — translation MEFAGELGIARDKIHSLAEQAGELLAENVPPANPEQKALKELWSVADNQEKKVIANLMTKLVTKQ, via the coding sequence ATGGAATTTGCCGGGGAGCTGGGCATTGCCAGGGATAAAATACATTCTTTGGCAGAACAAGCTGGGGAGCTACTGGCGGAAAATGTACCGCCGGCAAACCCCGAGCAAAAAGCTCTGAAGGAATTATGGTCCGTTGCGGATAACCAGGAAAAGAAAGTCATTGCCAATTTAATGACCAAGCTGGTAACAAAACAGTAA
- a CDS encoding TldD/PmbA family protein: MIDKQILKDVLAAAMSEGGDFADIFIENKKGTGISCEGGNIERVHTGTDIGAGIRVISGESTSYAYTNDLTLEGLTKAAEIVSHAAVGTKKELNIDLTKLQPVVDFDIKMRPEDIKTEEKVAAVNAADRAAREAGGDAIKQVMVGYGDVVQQVTIANSEGDYVEDERIRTRLFVQAVATENDIIQTGMEVVGSHSGFELFKKFLPEDVAQSAADRARQMLKAKPAPSGRMPVVMSAEAGGTMVHEACGHGMEADLVQKELSVYAGKIGDKVASDKITVIDDATMQDRYGSYSFDDEGVPSKPVTLIENGILKDYMYDRLTSTVDGRKSNGHGRRESYQDKPIPRMGNTYIAPGKDDPETIIKGVNKGLLVKKMGGGQVNTTTGDFVFDVAEGYLIENGEIGPMVRGATLTGNGPEVLANVEMVGSDLGFTIGTCGKEGQGVPVSDAQPTMAIKEIIVGGTEQNRPNGKIRRL; encoded by the coding sequence ATGATCGATAAACAAATTTTAAAGGACGTTCTAGCCGCGGCTATGTCGGAAGGCGGCGACTTTGCCGACATTTTTATTGAAAATAAAAAAGGTACGGGTATAAGCTGCGAGGGAGGCAATATAGAGCGGGTGCACACGGGAACGGACATCGGCGCCGGCATTCGTGTCATTTCCGGTGAATCAACTTCCTATGCTTATACTAATGACCTGACCCTTGAAGGGCTGACCAAAGCTGCTGAAATAGTTAGCCATGCTGCTGTCGGCACCAAAAAAGAATTGAATATCGATTTAACTAAGCTTCAGCCCGTGGTGGATTTTGACATAAAAATGCGTCCGGAAGACATCAAGACTGAAGAGAAGGTAGCGGCGGTTAATGCTGCCGACCGGGCAGCACGTGAAGCAGGAGGAGATGCCATTAAGCAAGTGATGGTAGGCTACGGCGATGTTGTCCAACAGGTAACTATAGCTAACAGCGAAGGTGATTACGTAGAAGACGAACGTATCCGTACACGCTTATTTGTGCAAGCGGTGGCTACGGAAAATGATATTATTCAAACCGGCATGGAGGTGGTAGGCAGCCACAGTGGGTTTGAACTTTTTAAAAAATTCCTACCGGAAGACGTTGCCCAGAGTGCCGCTGACAGGGCGCGCCAAATGCTTAAGGCTAAGCCTGCCCCGTCTGGAAGGATGCCGGTGGTTATGTCTGCCGAGGCCGGCGGCACCATGGTACACGAAGCCTGTGGGCATGGTATGGAGGCAGACTTGGTTCAAAAAGAGCTTTCGGTGTATGCTGGTAAAATTGGAGATAAAGTGGCCTCGGACAAGATCACTGTGATTGATGATGCCACCATGCAGGATCGCTACGGCTCATACAGTTTTGACGATGAAGGGGTACCTTCTAAACCGGTTACCCTCATCGAAAATGGTATACTTAAAGACTACATGTATGACCGGCTGACATCCACCGTTGACGGCCGGAAATCGAACGGGCACGGGCGCAGGGAGTCATACCAGGATAAACCTATACCGCGTATGGGCAACACCTATATTGCCCCGGGAAAAGACGATCCGGAAACAATAATTAAAGGGGTAAACAAAGGTCTACTGGTTAAAAAAATGGGTGGTGGTCAGGTAAACACCACCACCGGGGACTTTGTTTTTGATGTTGCGGAAGGGTATTTGATCGAAAACGGGGAAATAGGGCCCATGGTACGGGGAGCTACCCTTACCGGTAACGGGCCGGAAGTTCTGGCCAACGTAGAAATGGTAGGAAGTGATCTAGGGTTCACTATCGGTACCTGCGGCAAGGAAGGTCAGGGAGTTCCGGTAAGTGACGCCCAGCCCACCATGGCCATTAAAGAGATTATTGTAGGCGGAACTGAACAAAACAGACCTAACGGAAAAATTAGAAGACTTTAG
- the pilM gene encoding type IV pilus assembly protein PilM, whose product MSWMLKTAFRDFLPKPQGALALDLGTDSIKLAELSLRNNEFEISILHKIPNPQGLFFPEPDYEVLAKTLKHMVEEYGLENRKIISTVWGNNVITRHVEMPQMPEKELKKAVRWEAKKNIPVSVSDMLVEFVSLENRIKQNKQHLLVTAVSTELVYRFFEVFEKAGLRLAVLDLKPLALWRLFSAGNKFVESNREGGNSGETLVVADIGALSTHILFVAGKSVKYTRVLPVGGWGITEEIQQTLGIDAQAASVLKHQQGLIKAPEELLKELLLSIEFYHSKVGDSKVSKVILTGGESNLIGLPETLSNELKLPVESVRFNDSVGGIDPAFSIVLGLALRRLMDNV is encoded by the coding sequence ATGAGTTGGATGCTGAAAACTGCTTTCAGGGACTTTTTACCTAAACCCCAAGGAGCTTTGGCTTTGGACTTAGGTACCGATTCCATTAAACTCGCCGAGCTCTCGCTCCGGAACAATGAGTTTGAGATTTCCATTTTACATAAGATACCAAATCCTCAGGGTTTATTTTTTCCGGAACCGGATTATGAAGTTTTAGCTAAAACTTTAAAGCATATGGTAGAGGAATACGGATTGGAAAACAGAAAAATCATTAGTACTGTCTGGGGTAACAATGTCATCACCCGTCATGTTGAAATGCCACAAATGCCGGAAAAAGAGCTTAAAAAAGCGGTTCGTTGGGAAGCTAAAAAAAACATTCCCGTATCGGTAAGTGATATGCTTGTTGAGTTTGTATCATTAGAAAATAGGATCAAACAAAACAAGCAACATCTACTGGTAACTGCAGTTTCGACAGAGTTGGTGTACCGTTTTTTTGAAGTCTTTGAAAAGGCAGGCTTAAGGCTAGCTGTTTTGGATCTTAAACCCCTCGCGTTATGGCGTCTTTTCTCTGCCGGTAATAAGTTTGTAGAATCCAACCGGGAAGGCGGTAACTCTGGCGAAACACTGGTCGTTGCCGATATTGGAGCTCTTAGTACGCATATTCTATTTGTCGCCGGCAAGTCAGTTAAATATACGCGCGTTTTACCTGTGGGTGGCTGGGGTATTACAGAGGAAATACAACAGACCCTCGGCATTGATGCGCAAGCAGCCTCTGTTTTAAAACACCAACAGGGACTTATAAAAGCCCCGGAGGAACTGCTTAAAGAGTTACTTCTATCTATAGAGTTTTATCACAGTAAGGTAGGCGATTCTAAGGTGAGTAAAGTGATTTTAACCGGTGGTGAAAGTAATTTGATAGGGTTACCCGAGACTCTGTCCAATGAACTTAAGCTCCCGGTGGAATCAGTTCGGTTTAATGATAGTGTGGGAGGAATAGACCCGGCTTTCAGTATTGTCTTGGGGCTTGCCTTACGAAGGTTGATGGATAATGTATAA